The genomic interval TATGTTGTTTGAACTCTTCAAAGATGTCATTAGGTGTCTATCGGGTTCTCCAAAAGTAGAGTATTTTTAGNTGAAGATTATAATTGCACTTATACATAGTAAAAAACTACCTACTTTTATGATAAAACTTTTTGGTGCTTTAGTGATTGATTGGAAAAACATTGGCATATTTGATGagagaagaggaaaaaattaagatattGGAGTACAGATGTCGCCCTTGACAGTGTTTGCTTCGTTCCCTACATAGGAGGGCGATGATGAGTCCAATATGGCTACCAATCAACTGCTTTTGTTATGAAAAATACAGGGATCACCTGCtcaaatttattgataatgagtCAAGGTAtgcataagttttaaaaatgaattttattatatgCTATGCGTCTATGTTGTTTGAACTCTTCAAAGATGTCATTAGGTGTCTATCGGGTTCTCCAAAAGTAGAGTATTTTTAGAGAATTCAACACAGATAgtgcatcaaaagtgaagagtgtGTGCAACTTAGCTATGCACAACTCTATAAGAGGCTATTAACTTCTGTTCTTATGAAAAATACAGGAAATATTTGCTTGAGTTTATTGGTAGTTTTTAGAATTTATTCTCTTCCCCTAACTAAAAGTCCATTACAACTACCTAATCTTTTCCATGGCGGTCATATGTTATTTACTTCGATAAATGACATACCATTGTGAAATGAAAATGTTGATAGATTACTATTTGAAAGTGATTATAATTAGGCAAGTTATATTTCGAATTTTAGTCTTTAGACTGATCATAAACATCTCTGATTGATTTCTTTATACTGATATATTTACAACTAATTTGTAGCTCCGATTTAATTTTCATGTTTTAGTCGAACATTTGCAATGACAACGTAATAGATGGAGCTGACCATGTGTTAATCAAGTTAGGTCAAAATCACAACTTAAGAAACTCAGGAAGTCCTACAATCTCCAAAAGTAATGTCATTATATGTTTTTTCTATTGAAATCCTCACGAATCATTGATAATAACAGAATCGTCTCTGTCATCAACATGAAGTTTAtatgtaacatccggcaatatgaaataattgaagaggcttagaattggaaattttcatttttggaaagaatttaaagttttggaaattttggctaCGTAtggaaaatgtgaaattttggccaactttgaacagccataaattctagctcaggatgagttaggtggaattccagttatggttgcaaagttcgtggaacgacctttccaacgccaccgagtttgctcgattccgagttcgtatgagggagttatgacctttgaaagttgggcagttgataaggaaatccgtccgggaatcattaagggcattttagtcttttccctagccaattCTTTTGAGCTCATAATGTTGTATTAggatgatctttggatcatATTTGTcccattttttttgaaagagaaagagttagggttcttgagattgaagaagagaagaaggagaagaagaagaagagaagaaagaggagatttgTCAAGACcattgtggattttcgtcgggggtgatccctatcaaggtatgtgagtttttcgtgtgggttgatcctttccctcacacacaccAAGTTTATTCTATGCTTTGAGATAAGAttgggaattgttgttgaagtgtcgaagttgttagttgttgttgatattgttgttgaggttgttgaagttattgttcgtTGTGAGGCTTGATTGGGTTGTGCATTaagttgaaacctattgtatgttgaggggatTATGATTCTAAGAGCGATGACCCTTTAAAGGTTGATCCACCATCGATTTGCAGAAATTTCTGGGCTGTCGATCCCCATCTACGggactgacctacggaccgtagatcgatcgacggtccgtactggtcaaccgtcaatcgaAACGGAAGTTggtttttggggcatcgatctacggtcacgacctacggtccgtggcctgacctacggaccgtaagtcaagaccgtaggtcaacacttagtccttttcttaaatgaatTCTGGGGAAAATCTCTGACGCAATCTACGgacctgcagtacggaccgtaagtccatctacggtccgtcaatggCGTTCGTAAGTCTTAtctgtgtcaccagaaatctgaagtctcagccaagtttcccctcttcttttctcactttctcatgcatgttccaaaGTAATtcacctatgttttatagttgttttcgaCGTTCCAAAGTGCGTCTAAGCGTTCAAGAATCcttccataacatgtgatcgaacaccttgaattcataattccgattcaaggaaagatagttccaagtcaagtgaagtttcaagtcgagtaagagtcttagtttcaagctaagtcatgagtttaaagttgagttctcttttttaaaaaaaaaagaaaaagagaaagctattagggaactaagtattcccaaaggagGTTGTAAATgctattatttttgaataagaaGGGAATCATGATTTCTTTCCCCAAAGGAGCCTTTGGgctaaagttttgagtaattatctcaatcaaagaaagaagttattttaaaagcatgagccaaagtatttttgggagtagtattgagcaccgaattggggacacgagttcatattaactcaactctccataagaaccatgcgccaacatgggacttgtcgtatcattctttttagatgatcacgtaagattaggctagtggatccactaagcaaaagtaaggtcctatatcgatggcaaggtataggatggtccttNNNNNNNNNNNNNNNNNNNNNNNNNNNNNNNNNNNNNNNNNNNNNNNNNNNNNNNNNNNNNNNNNNNNNNNNNNNNNNNNNNNNNNNNNNNNNNNNNNNNNNNNNNNNNNNNNNNNNNNNNNNNNNNNNTACTTTGAGTCCAATTATGTATATGAGTCGTtcagagtcaaggtaagtgatCTCTTGttctcctttcaagcttaagttgtggttcaGCTTTTCCAGCTCACATattcgtacattccatgtactgatgccagttggcctgcatcgtcttatgatgcagatacaggtaccccggatcagcatcctgcacttcgttgatccagctgagcccTCCAGAgtttgtggtgagcctccttgcattccggaggactcaattattttgtgtacttagttttgttctattaggatgttgcggggtctgtccccaCATCCATCTCAGGATATTAGAGGCTTcaatagacagtcagtcagtcagtcagttagttttgagtctctcatccaTGTATGCgtacatatatatgtaaatattctattttgagactcgagttgccctTTTGGGCCATACTTTTATTAGTTAAGTTGTTTATGTCTTTGCAtggcattgagttattctgttgagttaagtttccgctgagttaagaaagccggGCCAAGGGTCCGcctggggccagcaatggtctccaggtgccggtcccgcccagggtgtaggctcggggcatgacattATATGACTTTTGAATTACCAAACGAGTTTGGCATAGTCAAAAAGTATTGTATTAGATAACTTATCTTTGATCTGTTGTAAAAGAGCTTGTTATATCTTAGAAGATGACACCATGTATTAATGTGCAGGAACAAATACTTAACATGAATCAATCGAAGAAGCTTTTTGTTCATACTTCCAAGTTGtaatgattttttaatactGATATGATATTTGTCATTAGTCCATATTAAATTTAACCATTTGAACAACATTTTACTTAGGTGTACGGTATAATTTTTCGGCAAAGGATGTCCAATCTAAGTTgtgcggactcttcacttttgatgccgcacccatgtcggattctccaaaaatatcCTACTTTTGACAAATCCGACATGCACCCctcgacatttttgaagagtccgagcaacatagtgTCCAATGTAGCTCCACCCCTGCTTGATGCTCACCTGCATAGTGAGGAAGAGGTTGTTGAGTATTTCGTCACCACTGTTTGCATCAAAGGATTCAATCCATTTTCCATTGTCAGATAGTTTTACAAATGATTTTGCGATTACTTGTATGAATATCAGAAAGTATTGAAAAAGGTTTTATACCAAGTTTTTTATTATAATCAGAAAGATATTTTGTTGAATAAACTGTTTTCTTGTTCGGTTTATTGTaagttgagaaaaaaattgttgccGAGAGTGTACTATATCAAATCATGAGTGATGACTGGGCAGGTAATTGCGTTCTTATGATAGTAGGTTTGTATGCTATTGATAGAGGTTTGTACAAATATCGAAAATCATGAGTGATGACTGGGCAGGTAATACATGTATGCTATTGATAGTTATAGAAAATATCGAAAGGAGCAGAATGTCAAGAAGGAGGAGCAGAATGTCAAGTTGAAAGTATTAAGAGAGGTAAATCAACAACGTGAAGATCGCATTTTGACAGAAAGGGAAAGTTGTTTCCCCCTCCATCCATACATGTATTCCACTCCGCTTCGCGGGACACTTTtggaagaggaagagaaaggTGCTTAGTCCTGGAAGTGAAAGAGGAAGGAAATAACTAGTCTCAGTTTAGTAATGTTTTAAGATTagtcaatttttatatataagtttttcttttagTCTTTTTTGATCAATTGCGTACTAATTTATGTTCGATTCAATAATTGATTTAGGTTACGATCTAAATTCTAAGTTcgataatattaaaaaatcttaATCAGAATCACATCTTAATCTTAATCAGTTATAACTGTTACCTGTTTCAAATAATGGTGATTTggaattattgaaaaaaatgagtttaaaagTCAATTTAGAAAGAGTCAGCATGACTTAGATATTTTTTTGTCTGTTTCCTTTTCTAATGACGTAATTATTTCTGCTCTATTATTGTTTACCAAAACTGTATTCCAACAAACaacttttaagtaaaaaaaaacccGTAATAATTGATGGAggtatatattttcattttgcataatattattttttaacggGGTCAAAAATTAAACACCAGCCTTACAAAAGTCCACTCCACGTAAATTTCTGAAAATTAGTTGATCATAATAAGTTGAATAAATCCACACAGTATACGAATACGTATTTTACCAAAAATAGAACAACACTACTGCATGGATGATGCAACTATACGGCAGATGCATGCATTCTtcaatatgtatgtatatgtagtTGTTTTTGCAATAAATTTCAATGTGACAGAAAGTAAATTGCAATcagaaataaaatatgaagaaacaaaaatattttatatattgataAGTAGTATGGGTACAATTATGTTCCTCCTTTGATCCTTGATTCTTTCTCTCAAAACATTTATCTGGGCCGTTAGTAACGTATTTCTCAAATTAGGATGATTTGGATTTGATCACTTTATGAATATTAAGTTAACttgtggaatattcgagatTCAAGATGATATATACCAAATCTTTATATAGACGTAAgctagggtttatggttaataGTCTCCAAGAATTCTAACTGGAATCAAATACATCTTTTAGAGTCCCAACTAGAATTGAACACGTCTTATAGAATACCACATATTTCCAATGTCTAGGtttaacaattatttatttgttcaaattggaaaagcttaaaactaatatatatatatatatatatatatcataacaTAATTCCATGAAATCATAATCCGCTCAATTCACTTTGGTTTGAACTGATTATTGACTCGCTTATTAATTAGCTCATATTATTACAATCAATAAAAATTGGGCTATTATCTAACCCAAATTAATCTATGAAAGATCTTGTAAGATATTTCCAAAAAGACATTTCTctatttgatatgttatacATAATTAGccataatgaagaaaaataataattttattaaatattaaaaaattatactagaAAGACAAATAAAACATAGTAAGAGATGAAAGGGTTGAGTTTTGACCTGCCTTTTAAATAATTTCACAAAAGTAACTTTTGAACAGACTAATAATCCACTTATTTATTAACTCAATCCATTTTGATTCATCCAAATTCTGTTCAATTGTCACCGCTATATATAGTTATTTGATATGAGCCTTAAAGAAGAAAGACATAgttatcattaaaataaaatgatatcaACTATTTCCAAGAAGACTATCAAACCTTCTTCTCCCACCCCATCTACTCAAAGATGCCACAATCTTTCCCTTATTGATCAAATTGTTGCTAATAAATATATGCCCTTCGTTTTTTTCTATCCAAACCATCAAGTGGCAACAATCCCTGAACACCAATTATTTGAATTTCTAGCAAACTCTTTGTCAAAAACTCTTACATTTTACTATCCATGGGCAGGAACTCTAAAAGACAATGTCACTATTGAATGTGATGATCATGGTGCTGAGTTCTTCAAAGTTGAAATCAACTCATCCATGAACGAAGTTATTCATAACCCGGATTTGACATTCCCTCATGGTTTATCTTGGTGGCATTCGTCGTTAACTACATCTGGTGCCTTAATTGTTGCACAATTAAGTCATTTCGAGTGTGGAGGAATCGCGCTTAGGCTTTGCATGTCTCACAAGGTGGTGTTAGAGTTTGTTCATTATTtcttttagtatagtttttttctctttttcttctgaTTCGTTCAAGTTTTGCAATTATTAACTTCTACATAAGCATGATGTCTTGTTATTTCAATCCTAATAGGTGGGAGATGCATGTAGCGCTTACTACTTCTTGAGGGATTGGGCTGAGTTAACTCGAGATCCAAAATTAACATTATCTCCTCCATACTTTGCTAAGGATTCACTAATGCCATCACCATTTGATGGTCCTCTGCTTTCCCATGTTATTgagccaaaaaagaaaagatgtaTTCAAAAGATGTTTGTTTTCTCTGAATCCAAGATAAACGCGCTTAAAGCCTTGGTTGTTGCAGAATCCTACGTGCAAAACCCAACGAGGAACGAGGTCGTGAGTGCCCTCCTCTACAAATGTGCCGCTTCTTCTTCTACAACCAATTTAGGGCGATCTCAGTTAGTCCTACCCTTAAACTTGCGAAGTCAGGCAAGTTTACAACCACCACTACCACCAACCACCATAGGAAATATTCTCACTATCTTTTCCACACCAATATATGAAAACTACGAACGAGACCTCAGATTGTCAAAATTAGTAACCAATATAAGAAAGTCCAAACACGACCTCTCCACCAAAAAcaatatacaagaaaatatgTTTGTTAAAGAGATGTTGGATGCATATAGAACAGGTAAATTGCCATTCCAACAAAGGGATTGTGATGTTTATATGATTACTAGTATATTAGCATTCGAATTCGAAAAATTAGATTTTGGACTTGGGAAGCCTGCTAGAGCAAGCAAAGGAAGTAGTCCATCTAGCAATACTTTTATCTTAATGAATACACCAGATGATCATGACAGAGGAGTTGAAGCCTTTGTAAATTTGAATGAAGAAGATATGTTTGTTTTCATCAATGACAAAGACCTCCAATTTGCTACTCCATTTTAGGGGACAAGtcaaaatgaactaagttgaTAACGGGCAATTTACctgtattgttagtttaaatacaatgattgttttgattgttacttaaattctaCTGTATCGTATCGTTTAAATCAATGGTTATGTAACGATCGATTTGGTGTGATCAGTTcattactttaatattttcttctcattttatctttatttattatttaaaatttcatcttttatccCGTACCTCACTTTTCTTGTAGTTTTATCACTCAAATTATGGATGTGTGACATTATGTTATGACGGAGAACAatataatctattcaaacactGTATTCATAGAATAATAAAGTACGATACagtacaatataatacatattatgaaacaataccTAATTAATAACCATCCTAACAAAGTGTTagtatctgttttttttttcttaaataagtTGAGTTAAAGTGTTCTATTTCTAAAGTTTGTTGCACCTTTATGAGGTGCAATTTCCGTTTTAGTTTTATCTATTTATGCATTTTTGGGTATCTAGTGTTGTTTATGGTTTGTAATTTATGGAATTTGACTATACATATATTATTGGagtttttggttaatttttttttgtttaaatctctattaaaatttatcaatcaGAATTTGTTATATGTTTGATGGAGATTTAAAGTACTCAATTTTGGTATATTtagaaggattaaaaatatttaagaaagtATTTTAAAGAAgactttgaactttttcttttctttttttgtggaGCGTGTAGctcctttatttgaatttaaatcTGTGCAAAACAAGGCCCACAAAAAGGCactaaaagaaaattaactCACTTGTTCGGATCTGTCCAAAAAAGACAAATCCATTTCTATTAAAGTTCCTAAATAGTAGTGTTTCCTTTTTGGTATTCCTCTATTTCCTCCGCCTCTTTCTTCAATGTATTCATCCGCCTCAGCTCTTTGAAATCGCTCTTCCTTTCTCCAAATCTGCCTCTTCCTGTATAGAGATTCCAAGGTGGTTTCGACCAAGATGCCAAGTAAGTGAGTTCCTTCTTCTCTGTTCTCTTTTGGCCGTCTCCCATCCGCCTCTAATCTCCTTATTTCCAGCTGAGGCAGAGAAGGAGATTCCAAGAGGCGTGCTCTCTTCTTCAGCTCCAGATCACCATCTGAATTTGAAGGCATCACCTTTTGCTAGTGGAATTTGTAAGCTGAGAAAGCTCAGGGTATGTAGCGTAGTCTTTTGCACAGTTATGTATGCCTTGTATTGGCAAAACTGATTGTACACATCATATATGTGCTCTGCTTTGTTATTATTCCTTTCTCTACTCATGATGTTGCCCATGTACTGTAGTCTTCCTTGTTCTATTCCTCAGTGATGGTATTTGGGCTTTATCAGTATTTAAAGTAATTTCCTTTCTATGCCCTAAAGCATCTGCTTCAGCATATATCAAGCTTCCATTGTAATCTCAAATACAGAAACTGTAAGCACTTACTCCAGGGATACCTCTGCTAGCTCCATCTGTGTTGCACGTTAATTTATCTTGTTGCGGTTTTATCCACCTCACAGCGTGATAGTGCAATCTTGGCCTGTATCTTATTAGTACCTCTACAATTGCGTCCCACCCTTTAGGAACTGTTATCCACGGGTATTTACTTCTTATAAGCTGCGTTATTAAGGTCTGACATTTTTACTCTAGCTTATAAAAAGTAATTTCCTTTCCATGCCTTCTTGCATTTCTCCTTTTCCACAATTCCCACATTAGTATTGCTGGTATTGCCTTACATATGAACCTCAACTTGGTAGGGGCCGTGATGTCCCACCAACTTCAGATCATTTGCTTCAGTCCTCCCTGCATCTGGacacctgcacatgtagcaaacTTCCTCCATAGCTTTTGGGCTATGGGGGATGTTAGAAAAAGGTGGGACATTGTTTCCTCTTCGAATGTTTCACAACAATGCTATATTCACTTTCATTCGTTTAAGATTATCTTCTGTGGCAATTCTGCCCTTCCACATTCTCCACACCAGAAAATTAATCTTAAACGGCATATCATTGCACCACATATTCTTTCTCCATTCTTCTCTGACCTTTTTCCGCCGCATTATCTCAAAGTTGTTTGTACTGTGAAATTTACACTTGTACTTCCCATCCACCAAGGTCTATCCATGTCCCATTCTGAAATATTTGGCTTTATGTTTTCTATTATGTACTCCCCCATATCTTCTGACACTATCTGTGTTGGTGTGAATATTGATCTGCTCAATAACGAAGACAAGAAGTACAAAGAGTACTGGGCCTGCACACACAGATCCAAATATCTTATCGGTTATTTGGTCTTTTGGGCCTCAGTTGGTTAACGATCTCAGCCAACAGTGGGCTGAAGTATTATAAACTAACCTACTTCTACAAGTTAACTACAAATAGGACAATACATATAACGTTAGGATTAATTACATGTTAAGAGTCTTTTCCTTGCTATTAGTAAACTGTTAGGAGTCTTTCTCTTGCTGTATATATACAAGGCATTGTACAATTGAAAAGatcgataaaataaataagaaaagttCCGCATATATCTTTTG from Solanum stenotomum isolate F172 unplaced genomic scaffold, ASM1918654v1 scaffold18646, whole genome shotgun sequence carries:
- the LOC125850694 gene encoding acyltransferase Pun1-like — protein: MYAIDSYRKYRKEQNVKKEEQNVKLKVLREVNQQREDRILTERESCFPLHPYMYSTPLRGTLLEEEEKGTLKDNVTIECDDHGAEFFKVEINSSMNEVIHNPDLTFPHGLSWWHSSLTTSGALIVAQLSHFECGGIALRLCMSHKVGDACSAYYFLRDWAELTRDPKLTLSPPYFAKDSLMPSPFDGPLLSHVIEPKKKRCIQKMFVFSESKINALKALVVAESYVQNPTRNEVVSALLYKCAASSSTTNLGRSQLVLPLNLRSQASLQPPLPPTTIGNILTIFSTPIYENYERDLRLSKLVTNIRKSKHDLSTKNNIQENMFVKEMLDAYRTGKLPFQQRDCDVYMITSILAFEFEKLDFGLGKPARASKGSSPSSNTFILMNTPDDHDRGVEAFVNLNEEDMFVFINDKDLQFATPF